One region of Pyramidobacter sp. YE332 genomic DNA includes:
- the pstA gene encoding phosphate ABC transporter permease PstA, whose product MTTNRLKSLLTKCLVYAASLFTVAVLLVIVADILRHGVPHLTPDLFAWKYDSVNVSLTPALINTLSMTLLALLAAVPAGLGAAIYLAEYAARGRFFVKAVRITAETLSGIPSIIYGLFGLLFFVTACRMGISLLAGAMTLAMMILPLVMRTAEEALRAVPDSYREASFGLGAGRLRTVFCVVLPSAVPGILAGVILGIGRIVGETAALIYTAGTVAEVACSVFDSSRTLAVHMYTLSSEGLYMNQTYATAVMLLIITAGINALSSFAARRFAHGSV is encoded by the coding sequence GTGACAACAAACCGCTTGAAATCGCTGCTGACGAAATGCCTCGTTTACGCCGCCTCGCTCTTTACCGTCGCCGTGCTGCTGGTCATCGTCGCGGATATCCTGCGCCACGGCGTCCCACACCTGACACCGGATCTTTTCGCATGGAAGTACGATTCCGTCAACGTTTCGTTGACGCCGGCGCTGATCAACACGCTGTCAATGACGCTGCTGGCGCTTCTCGCCGCCGTTCCGGCCGGTCTTGGAGCCGCTATCTACCTGGCGGAGTACGCCGCGCGCGGGCGCTTTTTCGTGAAAGCGGTTCGCATCACGGCGGAAACGCTGTCGGGCATCCCCTCCATTATTTACGGGCTGTTCGGGCTGCTCTTTTTCGTCACGGCCTGCCGCATGGGCATCTCGCTGCTGGCGGGAGCGATGACGCTGGCGATGATGATTCTGCCGCTGGTCATGCGCACGGCGGAAGAAGCGCTGCGGGCCGTGCCCGACAGTTATCGCGAGGCCAGCTTCGGTCTCGGCGCGGGACGTCTGCGCACGGTGTTTTGCGTCGTGCTTCCGTCGGCTGTTCCCGGAATTCTCGCCGGCGTCATTCTCGGCATCGGACGCATCGTCGGCGAGACGGCGGCGCTGATTTACACGGCGGGTACGGTCGCCGAGGTTGCCTGCAGCGTTTTCGATTCGTCGCGCACGCTCGCCGTACACATGTACACGTTGTCCAGCGAAGGTTTGTACATGAACCAGACTTATGCCACCGCCGTTATGCTGCTGATCATCACCGCCGGCATCAACGCGTTGTCCTCTTTTGCGGCAAGGAGATTCGCCCATGGCTCGGTTTGA
- the pstB gene encoding phosphate ABC transporter ATP-binding protein PstB translates to MARFDVENLNLHYDKFHALKNVSLSIPERRITAFIGPSGCGKSTLMKTLNRMNDLVEGCRITGKVLLDGEDIYDTMETTTLRKRVGMVFQKPNPFPLSVFDNVAYGPRTHGVRSRARLEAVVEKSLRDAAIWDELKDRLRSSALGLSGGQQQRLCIARALAVEPEVLLMDESTSALDPLSTARIEDLVTTLKEKYTIVMVTHNMQQAARVSDTTAFFLLGEIVEYDETDRLFSNPRDKRTEDYITGRFG, encoded by the coding sequence ATGGCTCGGTTTGACGTCGAAAATCTCAATCTGCATTACGATAAATTCCACGCGCTGAAAAACGTTTCCCTTTCCATTCCCGAACGTCGGATCACGGCGTTCATCGGCCCTTCCGGCTGCGGCAAGAGCACGCTGATGAAAACTTTAAACCGTATGAACGATCTGGTCGAAGGCTGCCGAATCACCGGCAAAGTGCTTCTCGACGGCGAGGATATTTACGATACAATGGAGACGACGACGCTGCGCAAGCGCGTGGGCATGGTCTTTCAAAAGCCCAACCCTTTTCCGCTGAGCGTTTTCGACAACGTCGCCTACGGGCCGCGCACTCACGGCGTTCGCAGCCGCGCCCGCCTCGAAGCCGTGGTCGAGAAATCCCTCCGCGACGCCGCCATCTGGGACGAACTGAAAGACCGTCTCAGATCCAGCGCGCTTGGCCTTTCCGGCGGCCAGCAGCAGCGCCTCTGCATCGCCCGGGCTTTGGCGGTGGAACCGGAGGTGCTGCTGATGGACGAGTCCACCAGCGCCCTCGACCCGCTTTCCACAGCTAGGATCGAAGATCTCGTCACGACGCTGAAGGAAAAATACACGATCGTCATGGTGACGCACAACATGCAGCAGGCGGCGCGCGTCTCGGACACAACGGCGTTTTTCCTGCTCGGAGAGATCGTCGAGTACGACGAGACCGATCGCCTCTTTTCCAATCCTCGGGACAAGCGGACCGAAGATTACATTACGGGAAGGTTTGGTTAA